Proteins encoded by one window of Elaeis guineensis isolate ETL-2024a chromosome 12, EG11, whole genome shotgun sequence:
- the LOC105055053 gene encoding uncharacterized protein, translating into MKPPVDEAPTKEELEVARILCDFPKLVLEAESRRLPDFLRWRVRRRRSALDDGSSLLDPPPPPPPPPPPSISPPPDGNGERKDGDAGGGATSSPATPLSFPASGSDEHDGRPPRPPCSLPAKKFKRTNRHMEWVKEQNQLIASLSYRKAHLQRSIAEYQALYQKLKQKNSWLQDLQSKAVRESMAEEGQSQRQRQRQDGSSGLAPLGPTTLQSSATRYVVDPRSQHTEIQPRPADRLAGAGTPSLSVVALDLNASPQKEEDEWERSSAYKAAIAAQARKRRLEIQREKNNNCSSSPPSALFSMAHKMPRLR; encoded by the exons ATGAAGCCGCCGGTGGATGAGGCGCCGACGAAGGAGGAGCTGGAGGTGGCGAGGATACTCTGCGACTTCCCTAAGCTCGTCCTCGAGGCCGAGTCCCGCCGCCTACCGGACTTCCTCCGCTGGCGCGTCCGCCGCCGCCGATCCGCCCTCGACGACGGCAGCTCCCTTCTtgaccctcctcctcctcctccgccaccACCACCACCCTCGATTTCCCCTCCTCCCGATGGGAACGGCGAGAGGAAAGACGGGGACGCCGGCGGCGGGGCCACCTCGAGCCCCGCAACGCCGTTATCTTTCCCGGCGAGTGGCAGCGACGAGCACGACGGCCGGCCCCCGCGGCCGCCCTGCTCTCTCCCCGCCAAGAAGTTCAAGAGGACCAATCGACACATGGAG TGGGTCAAGGAACAGAATCAGTTGATAGCGTCCTTATCCTACCGAAAAGCTCACCTCCAACGC TCAATagcggagtaccaagccctgtaccagaaattaaaacaaaaaaattCTTGGCTGCAAGACCTTCAATCCAAG GCGGTACGGGAATCGATGGCGGAGGAAGGCCAGAGCCAGAGGCAGCGACAGCGGCAAGACGGCAGCTCCGGGCTGGCCCCGCTGGGTCCCACCACCCTCCAATCGTCAGCCACGCGTTACGTGGTGGATCCTCGCAGCCAACATACCGAGATCCAGCCACGGCCGGCGGACCGGCTCGCCGGTGCCGGGACTCCGTCGTTGTCAGTGGTGGCGTTGGATCTGAACGCGAGTCCTCAGAAGGAGGAGGATGAGTGGGAGCGGAGCAGTGCGTACAAGGCGGCGATTGCTGCGCAGGCGAGGAAGAGACGGCTGGAGATACAGCGCGAGAAGAACAACAActgttcttcttctcctccatctGCTTTGTTTTCTATGGCTCATAAGATGCCACGGTTAAGATGA
- the LOC105055052 gene encoding translocon-associated protein subunit alpha — translation MGIRVFSFLVALLLLASPIIQVVRCQSEADVDATEVVEADDLGIVGDETQVLGDGTFSPAPGVDTICVFPKNAAKLVPAGEVTEILVGVHNEGESTLNVIAMHGSLHLPFDHQMFVQNLTTQEFFNASVPVSAQATFPYNFAVSKFLQPGSFDLVGTIVYEIDQQPYQSVFYNGTIEVVEAGGFLSIESVFLVTLGVALIGLFGLWAYGQIQQFSKKTKRATKVEVGTQATDANMDEWLQGTAYAQSLSNKSKKKK, via the exons ATGGGGATTAGGGTTTTTTCCTTCCTGGTCGCGCTTCTCCTTCTCGCTTCTCCGATCATCCAAG TTGTGAGATGTCAATCAGAAGCAGATGTTGATGCAACAGAAGTTGTCGAAGCGGATGATCTTGGCATTGTTGGTGATGAGACCCAAGTTCTTGGTGATGGAACCTTTAGTCCAGCTCCTGGAGTTGACACAATATGTGTTTTTCCAAAAAATGCTGCTAAAT TGGTTCCAGCTGGGGAAGTGACTGAAATTCTGGTTGGTGTGCATAATGAGG GCGAATCGACTTTAAATGTCATAGCCATGCATGGCAGCCTTCATCTTCCTTTTGATCATCAGATGTTTGTCCAAAATCTTACCACACAG GAGTTCTTCAATGCATCAGTGCCAGTTTCTGCTCAAGCAACATTCCCTTATAACTTTGCTGTCAGCAAATTCTTGCAG CCTGGCTCATTTGATTTAGTGGGCACCATAGTTTATGAGATTGATCAACAACCATATCAGAGTGTCTTTTATAATGGTACCATCGAAGTTGTGGAGGCTGGAGGTTTCCTCAGTATAGAGTCTGTTTTCCTTGTTACTCTTGGAGTTGCCCTCATTGGCCTTTTTGGATTGTGGGCATATGGTCAAATACAACAATTCTCGAAG AAAACCAAGAGAGCAACTAAGGTGGAAGTAGGTACTCAAGCAACTGATGCAAACATGGATGAGTGGTTGCAG GGAACTGCATATGCTCAATCACTCTCAAAcaagtcaaagaagaagaagtag